The nucleotide sequence TTGGATGTCGTTTACGATGCGGCCATCCGTGAAAATTCTAGGGCAGCTTTCAACTGCGGCTTGCTAAATGAATCTATCATCATGACTTCCAAAGATTTGATTAGCATAGTCCAACCTAAAATTGCTGCGATTGCAAAGCCATAAATGCGGTGGGGATTCAGGCAGAACTGAATCCCCTCGTAAGAAATTCGTACTCTACAATAATGTAAATCTAATGTAAAAAAATATTTTACACAATTTGCATTGAGGATCGAATGAACCTTCTAAAATCCATTTTCTTTTTTGCACTGTTCCCCGCGCAGATCCTATGGAGTACTGTTTCTGTCAAAGACCGTATGATCGCAGATCTTGAAATCATAAAAAATGCCTATGAAGTCTGTTATGCTCCGGCTGAGTGGAAAAAGACCTTTGCGGATTGGGATTTAGACGTAGAATTCCAAAAAGCCAAGGATCAGATTGATTCCATCGATTATATTACGACCAAAGACTATCAACGCATTGTTAAACACTTCCTGCTTTCTACTAAAGATTACCACGTCTCTCCCTTATTCCATTCTACTGAAATGTCGGCCTTGCCATTTCGCCTACAAGGAGCTGAGGGTCGCTATTTTGTCGTCCAGACCAACAACAAGCTTCGCAATTATTTAGAGATTCCTCTTCAGGTTGGAGATGAGATCCTCACTTTTAATCATATCCCTATCCATGAGGCTATCCAAAATTTTAGAAGGAGTGAGTTCGGAAATCCCGATTCAGAAACTGACCAGGGAATGGCTGAAGGATTTTTCACCTCTCGCTTAGGTTCCCTAGGGCACCTTGTTCCCCAAGGACAGTGTGTAATTACTGTAAAACATAAGGCCAACGGTGCCACCGCTACTTACGCTCCCCATTGGGAATATTATCCCGAACAGATCGAGGCTGCCTACAATAGGAGAAATAATAAAGGTTGGATAGAACTAGAAGAAGACCAACCATTATCCGCGCATGGATTTTTCACTAAAAAGATGAGTACACCCTATGCTGTTGCCCTTAAAGGAATGCAGGAATTACTAGGTCAGGAAGACAGGGATATGATGGGATCTGCACTGGATATTCTCTGTGGTAATAACCAGATCCTTTGGCAAGCTAACTCGAATTTCTATAAAGCATACGTCTATGAAACATCTAAAAAACAGAAAATCGGCTATATCCGTATTCCCACTTATCATGCTACCTATGCAGAAGCTCAAGAATTTGCTCAGTTGATCGCCGGCTACCAGGTCAACACTGACGCCTTGATCATCGACCAGCAGAACAATCCGGGCGGCTACTTCTTTTACATGTACGCTATTGCGTCCATGTTAACAGATAAACCGCTGAAAGTTCCCTTGCATAAACAGACCTTAACTCAAGAAGATGTGGCTTTTGCACTCCAATATTTGAATCACATCGAGTCGATACGCAATAACTATGAAGCAAAACAAATCCTCGGCTCGACCCTCCAAGGTTATGGTGTAAACTTCCTTGTGGCCCAGCAATTCAAATCCCACTTTCACCGCATTATTGAAGAGTGGAATCTCGGCAGCATGATCACCTCCCCTATCTCGTTATATGGCATTGATGAGATCCAACCCCACCCTACGGCACGCTATACTAAACCGCTCCTTATCCTGATCAATCATATGGATTTTTCATGCGCAGACTTCCTTCCTGCCATCTTACAGGACAATAAACGCGCCTTACTCTTAGGAACAAAGACTGCGGGGGCCGGAGGTTTTATTTTGAAGGCCGCCCACCCTAACCGTTTCGGCATCGCCAGCTATTCCTATACAGGATCCATTGCAGAAAGATTAGACCACCGCCCCATAGAAAATTTGGGAGTGACACCGGACATCCCCTACAGAATGACTGCGAATGATCTGCTCAATGGTTATCAAGACTACCACCAAGCTTTACAAAACGCCATAGACTTAATTTTAAAAAAGTAGATGATGCTCAAACTAATACTATTTTATGTCTTTGCTTTCCTACCTCTGCTAGGAATACCTATTACCTTGGAACATGCAGTGACACCAAGAGAAGTCACTTGGGGACTTATGGGCAGGGATTATCTCGCTCCCAATCACGGTATGACATTCACTTTTCCCGGAAACGCCAAAACCGGGGTATGGATGTTCAATTGCAATATTGATCTTTCGGTTGCATTCTTAGATAAAAACTTTACTATCGTTGAACTGCATGAGCTCCAAGCATACCCTAACGAGATGGATCCGCGCAGGCCTGTCCGCACTTTCAATGATTTAGTGAAATACCCTCCTAATGATCCTATCGTAGTATTTTTCCGCAGAAAATCCATCTTCAGTAAACAACCTGTTAAATATATGGTCGAAATGTCCAAGAATTGGTTCCCCTCTCATAACGTACGTATCGGGGATAGGATCCTGTGGGATGAATCATCCTCGGAAGGGGAAATCGTTAAGCTATAATAGACTTGTTTCGCAATTCGCTTTGATTGAAGTTAAGTCGTTTCGGGAAGAGTTTCTTTTTCTTCTTCGTAACTATACTTGAGCATTCGCTCTGTCGCCACCAAGCATAAGAGGGAGCTGAGACAAAGAACGGTCATAGAGTTAGTCAAATAAAATATCAGGCTCCCTAATGCAGGCGCGACACAGCCCCGCAAGCCTACGATCAACACATTCGTCGTCGAATAGACAGCGCTATCTTCGTTCTTAGAAAACACGGGACCTGACATATGCCAAGTGAGCTCGCTGCCGGCCTGCATAATGCCGTAAACTAAAAATGCAGCGTAGACCCAGCCCGTCTCCCAACCAGCTAATAAAAGAGTTAGTGGGAATAAAGCCCCTAAGAACGTAACCATAGCACATGCTTTGAAGATATTTACTGAATTAAACCATTTTACCCACGTAGGCGATGTTGCAGCAAAGGCAAGACCTTTGCATAACCCCAAAGCAAGCAGCATCTCAGTATAAGAAAGATTCAATACATCCACAAAATACATAGATTGTACTGTATGGATCATCATTAAGGCTGAACCGCCTAACAAATATCCAATCTGGAACTTAGCAAAATCTCTTCGCTCTGACAACAAGCGCCACGCTGCTACCCACGGCTCCGATAACTTCTGCCGGTTTTTTTGTGGGATGACCGGCTGTGGAGATATATTCACACGGATCCTGTATAAAAAGAAGGTCGAAAATATTCCGATTAAAGCACTGTAGCAGAAGATCCAACGCCAAATACCGGGATAAGCATCGAGAACCCAGCCAAAGGCGAGCGGCAATAAGGCACTTCCTAAATAATCTATAGCCGATCCAAAGGCAAAAACCTTTTCCCTTTCCACTCCCTGGATATTTTGCTTAATGATCTCCATCCAAGCAGGAACAACCCCGCGCACAAATACCATGTAATAACCGAAAGCTAAAATAAGGATCCAATTGTTGGTGATCCATGGAAAGAAAATGAAAGGAAGGAATTTTAGGATATTAGCCCAGACCAAGTTAGAAACTAGCTTATCACTTCTCTGAACAACAGATATGCTCCAATAAGGTGAAAGGAGGGAAGCTGCAGGTTTCAAAGCTATGATGGCAGTAATTTGAAGCGGAGTGGCGCCAAGTTCTTTGAACAAAATGATATAAAGGATATTGTAAACAACCCAAAAGGGGATGTTTAATATACGTGTCCATAAAAATGCCGAGCGCGTCTGCGTCTCAAATTCTGTGGCTTCTTTAAAACTCATACCCCTTCAAATAATAGGATAAATACAAAACTGACTAATTGTAGCTGCCTATGAATTTGTTTGTCTAACCAAGAAATGAAGGAGAGAATCTCTCCTTCATTTTATAACAGTTCTTTTCGATCAAACTACCTAAGGATAAGGGATAAAATCATGCAATCAATGGGGCTGCGGAACTAAAACAGTGTCAAGAACATAGATTACACCGTTGCTGGCTTTAATATCTGATTTAACCACTTTGGCATTATTGACGTTGATATTGGAACCATTAACTTTTAGATTAATTTTCTTACCGCTTAAAGTCCCTACTATAGAAGAGTGCAGCTGTTCACCCTCTATCTTACCAGGAATAATGTGATAAGAAATAACCTCTTTAAGCTTGTCTTTATTCTGTGGTTTTAGCAGTGTTTGCAAGACGCCGGCCGGTAATTTTGCAAAAGCGTCATTGGAAGGAGCGAAAATAGTGAAGTCTTTAGACCCCTTCAACTTTTCGTCGAAGCCTGAAGCTTTTAAAGCTGAGACAAAAGTGCTAAATGATGGATCAGCTGAAGTAATTTCTAGTAAGGTGAGGGTGTCCGTATTCTGATCCCCACTTCCGGCTTTCAAGCCGCCCAAAGAAAATGCTAGTACTACCGCAGCTAAGGCGATAAAACCAAGGATAATTTTATTCATGAAAAAATCCCCACTCTATAAATTGTTTTTCAATGGTCAGTGAATCATCCTGATTTTTTTTTTACAATGACATTTACTCTAAAGTTGTTATTTCTTAAGACCTTTGGATTTTGGCATTTATTTTTACAAGGGTTTGTCATATAATCCTTTAAAAAAGAGTTAATATGATTCTATTTAATACAACAACTACAATCCAAACCATTAAAGTTATTAAAGAGTTGATTGTTAATAGTAACCATCAAAAAAACTCAAAAATCGATATAAAACGTGTATTAAAAGAATTTCGTTCCGAATTGGAAAAACTCTCGCTCGACCAATTCGCCCCACTTGCCCTGCGAACCTTCATTAAAGACTCCCTGTTTCCGGAAAAACTTAAGAACCTATCCAAATTATTAAAAACTGAAAAAGATAGCCTCTCCGAAGTGACCTCCTATTTGTCTACTCAGGAAGAACTTTTGCTGCAGCTAGAAAAAACTGAAAGTCAAGAATCAGAGGAATCCGCCAATGCCCTCCTGCAAGTCCGCGCATCATTACAGGGAGAAAGGCCCAATTTCCAAGAATTAACACCCTTTATTCATAAAATTATTCTCGAAATATTTATCTACTCGCCTAATGAAGCCATACAACGGTCTGCAGAGAAATATAGCATGAAGTATTTTATCTGGATGCTATACACAGCTGCTGTATTGGCGTATCAAGAAAATATCTCTATTCCCCAACTGGAAATTCAGAAAGACCATATTGTTATTTCAAGTTTTGAAAATTTATATGTAGATCTATGGCAACAAATAAAGGCAACCCCCCCGTTTTTCCAGCAAATCAGCAGTATTTTTGTTACGTATCGGGAATCCGTAACCGACCTCCTGGGTAGCTGTCACCTTGAAGATATTCTGAAGACGCACTACCACACAGTATTCACTTCTCCCGCATTTCAAACACATTCTTCTGACTATTTCAACAAAGTCACCGTGTATATAGCGTCGTTAGAAGGGATCAATAAGGCCGCTGCATGTAAAGCAGTGTTGGATCATCTTAAACTGGAAGACAAGGCCCTGCTGCCCTGGGTCTGCGAAAACATAGATTATAATGCCTTTTCCTTCATCCAGGCAGCACTCCTGCAAGCTGCACATAATATTAACGATCAAGCAACATACCTTGAACTTATCCCGCATGCACTGAAATTTAGGAATGTCAATTGTCCCATTCAGATTAAGTATGTGTCTCCAAAGGAAAGAGCCAGTCATCCCCTTCTAAATTATCTGAAAAGTTTGCCCCCCAATGATCAAACGGAAGCCCTAAGTACTAAATGCTACCCATTAGCACAGTATTGCCTGCAAAGGGGTGATATTTTGGGAGCCTTCAGAGTCTATGCATTTTTCCTGACGTATAACCCATCTACCTTAGATAAGGCGTATGATATTTTAAAAAACCTAGTCATGCCCTACGCATATAATACAAACCAGCTGCAAAATATCCTCGAATTTTTTGCCAGGACTTTCGCGGAAGAATCACCGGACAATCTAACCATTGCCCTTTCCCAACTCAACAAAATCCTTCAATCACTCCTTTCTAAAAACATTTCAAACCTTTCTTGGTCGCTCCATTTTAATCGGCTTTGCAAGGATATAAAATCCATTCCGAAAATTCATTTTCTTCTTTTAGTCTTCAAGCCATTCATTAGCCAAGACACCCTACATACAGCGTGGAGTAGAATTTTCTTAAGCTATGGAGAGTTACAAAAGAAGGGAAAAATGCAGATCCAATCGACGATGCAGATTATTATTCACTGCACTGAGAACAAAAAAATGATCCTCAAAGAAGCCTATCAACTTGAGTTTCCACCAGAAGCACTCAGGAATTACATCAGAGAGGAAATCGCTAAACTATTCCAACCGAGAGGGTGATTTTTTTACCATCTCTCATCAAAACATATATCGAATGCTGGATGATCAGGATTGGAACACATGGGCTGTACAATCCGCGTATTCCTGTATTCACATTCCTCTTTAGGAGGCAGCTGAGACAACAGCTCCTTTATCTGGGGAATCATTTCACGCGCCGCCTCACGACCAGCCATATATAATTGCATTTTGGCTTTGTCATTAAATGTCCCCACACCGCACATCTTCGGGCGGATGTTGATATTAGCATCTCTGATACTCAATGTATTCTGCCACATAAACGCTATCTCTGTGCTGCGTGATGCTACGCCAAAAAGATTGGTGGGAAAAGTCTTAGGTAATAACTCACATAAATCCACTGCAATAACTAATTCAGCACCTAAATGCCTTGCCACGCTTACCGGCACGGGATTAATGATGCCCCCGTCGACAAGAACCCTGCCGTGCATCTCTACCGGAACAAACACTAATGGTATTGAGGTAGAGGCCCTCACAGCTTTGATCAAATCACCACTGCCTATCGGAACCAACTCCCCCGAATTAAGGTCAGTAGCTACAGCAATGAAGGGAATCTTCAATTCACTAAAACAGGTGGCATTCAGTTTATCATCTAGCATGCGGGTCATCGCAGTTCCTTGGGATAATCCAAAACGGCAATCCCAAATGTCTATATCCAAGATTTTGTCAGTCTTTAGATTTTTGACTGCATCCTTGACCACACACATATCCATACTATCCGCATAAAGAGCACCTACGATACTGCCTGCACTGCATCCGATGATCACATCAAATTCAATACCTGCGTTCACCAATTCTTCCAATACTCCGACATGGGCCATGCCGCGCACTCCGCCGCTACCTAGGACTAAAGCAACACGGATTCTTTCCGGAACTTCAAAACAGGGTGGAGGGGGGGGCTCATGATCGGGTATATATTTATGCGGGCAACAGGCTGTTGCAATCAATATTAATAGTGTGTGGAGAAGGTATATAGAGTGTTTCACAGCTGACTCGAGGATCGTTAGTAAAGACCCTGATATTATATAAGACTAAATTTTAATGTTACTATTTTGGCACTAGATCATAAAGCTCTTGTTTATCAACAGGATAGCCTAACATCAGAGCTTGGATCTGTATTTGCATATCAGGAGGCGTACTGTTTTTAAAGTTTGCGCTTTCAAATATTCCCTCTTTAAGGGGTTTTGCGACAACTTTTGAATCTCCCAATCTATAGACGGATGACTGTCTTATATCTCTTTCATAGGGTTCTTCCCCTGTATAAAGTTCATAAAGCACAACCCCTAAAGCATAGTTATCTAAGCGTGTTAAATTGTAGTTGTATGCTTCCCAATCATTCTTCTTCACGCACTTTTGCAACTGCTTTATAATATTCACACTTGTATACTCAGCTGTTCCAAAGGTATGTTGGATATTGATTAGATCCGGTAGGTTGGGATCGTTAATAGTGTCTTTTAACACTCGCGCTTCCCCAAAGTCGGCAATCAAGACACGTCCCCCCTGGTCAACTAAAAAGTTGGGCATTTTTATGTCTTTATGTACGACTCCCATTTCATGAAGAATAGCTATGGCAGCAATTGTATCTTTGGCAAGTTTGTTTTTTTCCTTGATAGTTAATGAATCTCCATGCCTCTCTATATGGTTTGCTAAATCACCCTTAAATCGTTTCATGTGATATCGGTGTTCTTCCAGATTCACAAAAGAAGGGTTAGGAGAGACGACAATGCAAGCATACTCTCCTGATTTTTTCTTTCTAAAAGCATGCGGAAACTTGGGCCTGAGATCATCGATATGTTCTTGAATACGCTGATGTGTTTCGTGCAGGACTTCCACTTCATTCTCAAAAGCCTCCACGTCCATACCAATCTTTTCTACAGAAGCAGATCCACTACTTAATTTGGTGCTGGCATTGATCATACCGCCACCGCCACCTGCAATAATTTCTTCACTCCGCAAGTACATTTTTAAATAAATTTCATCCTGCGTTTGTATAGCTCTTACATCGATGGTATTTTCGCCATACCTAAAAGAAACATTGTCAGAGGGGCTATTCTTTAAATAGTTTTTCGCTAATTTAACGATCTCATTTAACTGTTTCTTATTGAATTTGAGAGTATTATTGTATTTCTCAGCGACCACAACCATGCCATTCGACGCTGACTCCTCTTTAAATCTATCGTAGAATTTCATGCTGTCCAGTTCATCGCCGGAAAATGCCATAGAAATAGTATCGATAATATTTCTATTTATTTTCGATTTTTCATTAGAAATATGTGGAGAATTCAAAGGTTTACTAGCAATGTTAGGATTTTGATTCTCTTTATTAAACCAAGTAAACAAAGAAACCATACTAAACCTATTATGTGTCCATAATACTATAGTAAAAAAAATCGACATTAAACTAAAACATAATTAAAATAAATTAATTATGTAAATAAAATTTATTCTTTATTTCCATCTAGAAATAAATAATTATTAATAAAGGCAACTAAAACATTCAAGATATTAAAAATTTAATAAAAGAGAATTTCAATAAATTAGGCCATAAAGATTTTGCTGAAGATCTAGTCTTCCCTTCAGAGGAGAACACGTTGGGTTTTAAATGAATAAATCTCCCCAAGAAGCTTTCTTGGCAAGTTTGTACCTCTCCCCTTCTTTGCGAGAAATTGTCTCCTTCTTAAGTTGCCCCTCAGGAACGCATAGCTTCAGCGCTAAATGTCCCGAATGTTTATCAGGATAACCGACAATTCTGCTTTTAAGAGTAGGGGTAGAAGAAATGCGCTCAAATAAAACATACGAGAATTTTTCATCTTCATAGGATAAACTTCCCTTCTTCAGATAACGATGGATGGGAGTCCTCTCTAACCTAACACTGAAATGGCACCAATCCCCTTCCGGCATTGGACAGGCAAAAGCATGTGGACAAGGTGCCGTAATAGCCGCTCCTTGTAATAAGAGCTGCTCTCTGCCTGCTCTTATCACTTCAAAACCGGCCTTACTACCCGGCTCAACGACAAGCAAAGCAACTTTAGCTTTGGACCACAACCACTTTAATACCTCCATTCGCTGCTGCAACGGTATTTCACCTAAGGCATAGGAACAAATGACTAGATCATGCGCCTGAATATCTGGCAAGGACGTCAAATCAGCTTGCACCCATAGGGAAGAAGCCAGCCCACTCTCTGTGGCTAATTTTTTTCCTAACGAGATCAAACCGGCGTCTCTCTCGACCAAAGTAAACGGCCCTGACATCCCTTGAGTTAATGCTGCCCAAGAGGCTGTTCCTGGTCCGGCCCCTACATCT is from Parachlamydiales bacterium and encodes:
- a CDS encoding protein kinase, whose amino-acid sequence is MVSLFTWFNKENQNPNIASKPLNSPHISNEKSKINRNIIDTISMAFSGDELDSMKFYDRFKEESASNGMVVVAEKYNNTLKFNKKQLNEIVKLAKNYLKNSPSDNVSFRYGENTIDVRAIQTQDEIYLKMYLRSEEIIAGGGGGMINASTKLSSGSASVEKIGMDVEAFENEVEVLHETHQRIQEHIDDLRPKFPHAFRKKKSGEYACIVVSPNPSFVNLEEHRYHMKRFKGDLANHIERHGDSLTIKEKNKLAKDTIAAIAILHEMGVVHKDIKMPNFLVDQGGRVLIADFGEARVLKDTINDPNLPDLINIQHTFGTAEYTSVNIIKQLQKCVKKNDWEAYNYNLTRLDNYALGVVLYELYTGEEPYERDIRQSSVYRLGDSKVVAKPLKEGIFESANFKNSTPPDMQIQIQALMLGYPVDKQELYDLVPK
- a CDS encoding DUF192 domain-containing protein produces the protein MMLKLILFYVFAFLPLLGIPITLEHAVTPREVTWGLMGRDYLAPNHGMTFTFPGNAKTGVWMFNCNIDLSVAFLDKNFTIVELHELQAYPNEMDPRRPVRTFNDLVKYPPNDPIVVFFRRKSIFSKQPVKYMVEMSKNWFPSHNVRIGDRILWDESSSEGEIVKL
- a CDS encoding fasciclin domain-containing protein, which produces MNKIILGFIALAAVVLAFSLGGLKAGSGDQNTDTLTLLEITSADPSFSTFVSALKASGFDEKLKGSKDFTIFAPSNDAFAKLPAGVLQTLLKPQNKDKLKEVISYHIIPGKIEGEQLHSSIVGTLSGKKINLKVNGSNINVNNAKVVKSDIKASNGVIYVLDTVLVPQPH
- a CDS encoding patatin-like phospholipase family protein — its product is MKHSIYLLHTLLILIATACCPHKYIPDHEPPPPPCFEVPERIRVALVLGSGGVRGMAHVGVLEELVNAGIEFDVIIGCSAGSIVGALYADSMDMCVVKDAVKNLKTDKILDIDIWDCRFGLSQGTAMTRMLDDKLNATCFSELKIPFIAVATDLNSGELVPIGSGDLIKAVRASTSIPLVFVPVEMHGRVLVDGGIINPVPVSVARHLGAELVIAVDLCELLPKTFPTNLFGVASRSTEIAFMWQNTLSIRDANINIRPKMCGVGTFNDKAKMQLYMAGREAAREMIPQIKELLSQLPPKEECEYRNTRIVQPMCSNPDHPAFDICFDERW
- a CDS encoding small ribosomal subunit Rsm22 family protein; the protein is MQLPEKLLAALMSEAEKHSLRLLADSREVLTHRYKFREGTGQADEFIRTEDDRLTYVLSRMPATFAAVESCLTSWKNPEGCQSVLDVGAGPGTASWAALTQGMSGPFTLVERDAGLISLGKKLATESGLASSLWVQADLTSLPDIQAHDLVICSYALGEIPLQQRMEVLKWLWSKAKVALLVVEPGSKAGFEVIRAGREQLLLQGAAITAPCPHAFACPMPEGDWCHFSVRLERTPIHRYLKKGSLSYEDEKFSYVLFERISSTPTLKSRIVGYPDKHSGHLALKLCVPEGQLKKETISRKEGERYKLAKKASWGDLFI
- a CDS encoding protease-like activity factor CPAF, whose protein sequence is MNLLKSIFFFALFPAQILWSTVSVKDRMIADLEIIKNAYEVCYAPAEWKKTFADWDLDVEFQKAKDQIDSIDYITTKDYQRIVKHFLLSTKDYHVSPLFHSTEMSALPFRLQGAEGRYFVVQTNNKLRNYLEIPLQVGDEILTFNHIPIHEAIQNFRRSEFGNPDSETDQGMAEGFFTSRLGSLGHLVPQGQCVITVKHKANGATATYAPHWEYYPEQIEAAYNRRNNKGWIELEEDQPLSAHGFFTKKMSTPYAVALKGMQELLGQEDRDMMGSALDILCGNNQILWQANSNFYKAYVYETSKKQKIGYIRIPTYHATYAEAQEFAQLIAGYQVNTDALIIDQQNNPGGYFFYMYAIASMLTDKPLKVPLHKQTLTQEDVAFALQYLNHIESIRNNYEAKQILGSTLQGYGVNFLVAQQFKSHFHRIIEEWNLGSMITSPISLYGIDEIQPHPTARYTKPLLILINHMDFSCADFLPAILQDNKRALLLGTKTAGAGGFILKAAHPNRFGIASYSYTGSIAERLDHRPIENLGVTPDIPYRMTANDLLNGYQDYHQALQNAIDLILKK
- a CDS encoding MFS transporter is translated as MSFKEATEFETQTRSAFLWTRILNIPFWVVYNILYIILFKELGATPLQITAIIALKPAASLLSPYWSISVVQRSDKLVSNLVWANILKFLPFIFFPWITNNWILILAFGYYMVFVRGVVPAWMEIIKQNIQGVEREKVFAFGSAIDYLGSALLPLAFGWVLDAYPGIWRWIFCYSALIGIFSTFFLYRIRVNISPQPVIPQKNRQKLSEPWVAAWRLLSERRDFAKFQIGYLLGGSALMMIHTVQSMYFVDVLNLSYTEMLLALGLCKGLAFAATSPTWVKWFNSVNIFKACAMVTFLGALFPLTLLLAGWETGWVYAAFLVYGIMQAGSELTWHMSGPVFSKNEDSAVYSTTNVLIVGLRGCVAPALGSLIFYLTNSMTVLCLSSLLCLVATERMLKYSYEEEKETLPETT